The segment CGTCGGATTTCTCCACCCCACCCCGTCCCCCGTCGGATCTCACCCGGGGACCGCTCCGGGCAACCCGCTGGAAGGGCTCCGGCTCCGACCTTGAACCACCGGGCGCCGTCCTTGAATCCACGCCCTCGGCAGCTCTCGGTCACGGCGGCTCGGTGGGAGTCCGAGCAGGGGAACGGGCCTCGGGTCCCCCTTCCACCCGCTGGGAAGGACACTCGCTCCAGTTGCTCCACGGACCTACATGGAGCCCTCCGGCGTTACCGCACGCGCTGGAGCTGGGTCCCAGTCACTCCCTCGCCGCTCACGGTGAGCGTCAGCTCTCCCAACTGCGTCGCCTGGAAATAGAACGTCACCTCCTGCTGCGTCCGCTCCAACACCAGTGACCACCCGGTTCCCGAGGTCGCAAGCGGCGTCGTACAGGTCGCATCCGAGAAGAGCGCCACACCGGTCGCCGCAGGTCCCGTCCCTTCCAACGTCAGCGAGGGGGCCGCCAGCGCGGACAGGTTGCCTCGACTGTCCTGGCTCTGCACCACCAGCCCCTCCGAGCATCGACCCGCCGCTGTCTCTCGCGCCGGGGTCATGAAGAAGAGCCGGGAAGCCGCTCCCGCTACCACGTCCACATCGAAGGTGGCCCCAGGCCGCGTGCCTCGGTCATACCCGGGCCCGCTCACCTTGTTCTGGCTGATGGCGTTGGCGCCCCCCAGGTCGGAGATGCCCGCCTGATACGGGTAGCCATTCGTCACCGGCCCACGGTGGGTCACGGTGTTTCGCGACACCTGGAGCCGCGTCGATACCGCCAGCGGCCCCCCGCCCACCTCCCCCTGAGACAGATTGATGCCGACGTCGTTGTCCTCCACCGTGTTCTCGAAGAGGACGATGTCCTCGCACAGCGCGAAGTCGTAGTACGCCCCGCCCGCGACCAGGATGCCCGAGGCCACCGCGGAGTCTCCCGTGTAGGCGTGCCCCGTCACATGGTTGCCCGTCGCCCGCCCCGTGGCCCCGTCGCTGAACTGGATGCCGTTCCTCGCGATGAAGGACACGGGCCCACCGCCCTCGACACGGTTGTCCTCCAGGTTCAGCTCCACCTTGCCCGTGCCGACGATGCCCGCCTTCTGGTAGCCGACTACGTGGTTGCGCAGCACCTCCACGTGCGTCACCGACTCGGCGTCGCGCGCGTTGCGCACCTCGATGGCCACGCCCTCCTGACAGCCCCCCTCCCCTTCCTTCTGGTTCACGTCCCGCACCACGCTGTCGAGGATGGAGCCGCTCGCGCCGTCGAAGAGGATGCCGCGCAGCCGGGCCGAGCCCGCGTCACACGCCAGCTCCGACAGCCCCCGCGCCGCCACCGTCACGTCCCTCACATGCGCCGTCGTCCCCAGGCTGCTCAACACCGCGCCTCGGAAGCGTCCGTCACGAGGGTCCACCGCCGTGAGCACGTGGCCGTCACCGTCGAGCGTGTACCCATCCGGAATCCACACCGTCTGCGCCGTGGTGCAGTCCGCAGTCAACGTCACCGTCGAGGCCCCCAACACCGCCGGACACGGCGCATGCTCGTCGCACCACAGGTCTTCCCACTCCACCACCAGCACTCGCGTCACACTCAACCCGGAGGCATTCGTGACAGTCAACGTGATGGTGGGCGTCACGTCCCTCGGGGCGCAGGACAACATCACCCAGTCCGCCGAGCCCGTTCCGGCCCCGCGCACCATGTTCCCCAAGAGCCCCGTGTTCGCCGTCCACGCGAAGGTCAGCGGCTCTCCCTGCGGGTCCGTCGCGGACGCGGACAGCCTCACCCGCTGCCCCGCGAAGGCGGCCTCGGAGGACTGCGTCACCTCCGTGAGCGTCGGCGGCTGGGGATTGGTCACGCACAGATTCAACGAGCGCACCTGCGAGGCCCTCGTCGCGTTGTCGGAAATCCTCACGCTCAACTGGCAATTGTCACACGCGACCTGGGGCGCCTCCATCGGCGTGAAGCGCGTCGTCGGTGAGGTCGCGTCCTCGAACTCGCCCTCGCAGGTGGACGTCCACGCGTAGGAGAGCAGGTCCCCATCGTCGTCCACCGCCGTCACCTCCAGCTCCACCGGCGTGCCCACTCGCACCTGGGAGCCCGGCCGGGCGCCCAGCTCCGTCACCACCGGGTCGCGCTCGAGCGAGGCCTCGTGTGCATTTCCCCAACCGCCCCCGAGCGCCACGTCCACGGAGAACCGCAGCGTGGACACCGCCCCTTGCGCCCCGATGACCTTCAAGGTCAACGCATCCGGCCCGCGGCGCAGCGGCGCCGTCCACTCCGCATCCGAGACCCCCTTGTCGGTGAACTGTCCCTCCACCGCCTCCCACGCATACGTCAGCGTCTCCGAGGCCTCCGCGCCTCGCGCCACCACCCGGAACCGGATGGACTCTCCCGGAGACACCGCGGCGCGCGCGCCCACCACCGCATCGATGATGGGCGCAGTGCTCCCCAACGAGGGATTCACCCGATGGGGAACCAGCACGAGCAGCGCGGGACGGTGCTTCTCCAGCTCCACGTCCGCCACGCTCACCTCCCCCACCACCCCGTCCGCCGCGTCCAGCACCCGCGCCCTCACCGCGCCCATGCGGCCCGGAGGCAGGTTCCTCATCAGTCCGCCCCAGGAGTCACCCGCGCCCTCGAGGACCGTCGAGACCGGCTCGCCCTGCACAGGCGTCACCGTCACCTCCACCTTCACCACCTGGTCCAATGGCAGCGAGCGCGGCAACACCGTCACCACTCGCAGCGAGCCCGTCGCTTCCTGGCTCACGCCCAAGGGCTCCTCGAGGTGGCACCCCACGGCCAGCACCAGCGCGCCAGCGAGCAGGGCCAGGCGCATCGAGTTCGCTCGGTTCATGGTGACGTCCTCTCAGCGATGTCGGGTGGCACACGATATCGACAAGCACGCGGCCTCCCAAGCAACCGGCCACGCCGCCCCACCAGGACCGCCTGCCTACCTCCTGCCCCACACCTCCCCACGAGGCAGGTCCTCGTCGGGCCGAGGACACACACATCCCACAGGGAACAGCCTCCCAGCGTCCATCCATGGGTGCTGGGAGGGAGGTGCGACAGGTGATGCGCCGGGCTCGGGCCCTCGCGCCTCAGACCTTGCCGCCGATGAAGCCTCCACCAAACGGAGACGGGCCCCGCTGACGCAATGCCTCGCGCTCGGCCTTCAGCGCGGCGAGCGCCTCGTCTCGCGTCAGGTAGTGGTTCACCGCCGCGCCGTTGATGGCGCCACTGGTGAGCACGAACATGCGTGTCATCTCGTCACCACCGAAACGGTAAGAGCGATGCGTGAAGCGCTCGAGCACCTCGCGGCGCTCCTTGCCGAAGACGCGGCCCGCGGTGAACTTCACCACCAACCCGTCCAGGTTGATGAGCAGGTCCACCTTGCCCGAACCCGCGTAGCGCGCGAGGTGCACCTCCACCTCACGTCGCCACCGCAGGACATCCTCGTCATTCACCAGGACGCAGTCCGTGAAGTTCGCCGTCACGACATCGTTCGGCGCGTCGTAG is part of the Myxococcus fulvus genome and harbors:
- a CDS encoding right-handed parallel beta-helix repeat-containing protein, with amino-acid sequence MNRANSMRLALLAGALVLAVGCHLEEPLGVSQEATGSLRVVTVLPRSLPLDQVVKVEVTVTPVQGEPVSTVLEGAGDSWGGLMRNLPPGRMGAVRARVLDAADGVVGEVSVADVELEKHRPALLVLVPHRVNPSLGSTAPIIDAVVGARAAVSPGESIRFRVVARGAEASETLTYAWEAVEGQFTDKGVSDAEWTAPLRRGPDALTLKVIGAQGAVSTLRFSVDVALGGGWGNAHEASLERDPVVTELGARPGSQVRVGTPVELEVTAVDDDGDLLSYAWTSTCEGEFEDATSPTTRFTPMEAPQVACDNCQLSVRISDNATRASQVRSLNLCVTNPQPPTLTEVTQSSEAAFAGQRVRLSASATDPQGEPLTFAWTANTGLLGNMVRGAGTGSADWVMLSCAPRDVTPTITLTVTNASGLSVTRVLVVEWEDLWCDEHAPCPAVLGASTVTLTADCTTAQTVWIPDGYTLDGDGHVLTAVDPRDGRFRGAVLSSLGTTAHVRDVTVAARGLSELACDAGSARLRGILFDGASGSILDSVVRDVNQKEGEGGCQEGVAIEVRNARDAESVTHVEVLRNHVVGYQKAGIVGTGKVELNLEDNRVEGGGPVSFIARNGIQFSDGATGRATGNHVTGHAYTGDSAVASGILVAGGAYYDFALCEDIVLFENTVEDNDVGINLSQGEVGGGPLAVSTRLQVSRNTVTHRGPVTNGYPYQAGISDLGGANAISQNKVSGPGYDRGTRPGATFDVDVVAGAASRLFFMTPARETAAGRCSEGLVVQSQDSRGNLSALAAPSLTLEGTGPAATGVALFSDATCTTPLATSGTGWSLVLERTQQEVTFYFQATQLGELTLTVSGEGVTGTQLQRVR